A region of Geobacillus sp. 46C-IIa DNA encodes the following proteins:
- a CDS encoding DUF1861 family protein, with amino-acid sequence MLFQLPTLKTCEVLVNEFRLAPQPFEPEKLRFAGVGDRDVYNISAPFEDDGELVIAGRVESRDSEQSEVYFFVERDGVWVPREGAPVFALQDPFVARIHGQLVFGGVETFPHPVFDGELSWRTVFYRGPNTRGLKQFAEGPDGMKDIRLVELKDGSIGVFTRPQGEKGGRGKIGFTRIFSLDDLTPDVIEAAPLLDAQFTDEEWGGVNEAHLLANGLVGALGHIACFDEQGNRHYYPMVFVLDPETMERSELELLALRSHFLDGPAKRPDLTNVVFSGGLVRKGDGTAELYAGVGDAEAQKISLIDPFVKYEAQELDRMYASV; translated from the coding sequence ATGTTATTCCAATTGCCAACTTTAAAGACATGTGAAGTGCTAGTTAACGAGTTTCGCCTGGCCCCACAGCCGTTTGAGCCGGAAAAATTGCGTTTTGCGGGTGTTGGGGATCGGGACGTTTATAATATTTCCGCGCCGTTTGAAGATGACGGCGAGTTGGTCATCGCTGGTCGCGTTGAGTCGCGCGACAGCGAGCAGTCGGAAGTGTACTTTTTCGTTGAGCGCGATGGCGTCTGGGTTCCGCGCGAAGGGGCGCCGGTGTTTGCCTTGCAAGATCCGTTTGTGGCGCGCATTCACGGCCAGCTTGTGTTCGGTGGGGTGGAAACGTTTCCGCATCCGGTGTTCGACGGCGAGCTGAGCTGGCGGACCGTCTTTTACCGCGGCCCGAACACCCGTGGGTTGAAACAATTCGCGGAAGGGCCGGACGGGATGAAAGACATCCGTCTCGTCGAGCTGAAAGACGGTTCGATCGGCGTCTTTACCCGCCCGCAAGGAGAAAAGGGCGGACGCGGAAAAATCGGCTTTACCCGCATTTTTTCGCTCGATGACTTGACGCCGGACGTGATTGAAGCAGCCCCTCTTCTTGACGCCCAATTCACCGATGAGGAATGGGGCGGCGTCAATGAGGCGCATTTGCTTGCAAACGGGCTTGTCGGTGCGCTCGGCCATATCGCCTGCTTTGACGAGCAGGGGAACCGCCATTACTACCCGATGGTGTTCGTCTTAGATCCAGAGACGATGGAGCGCTCCGAGCTGGAATTGCTTGCGCTTCGCTCCCACTTTTTAGACGGACCGGCGAAACGGCCGGATTTGACGAACGTCGTCTTCAGCGGCGGACTCGTCCGCAAAGGCGACGGCACCGCCGAGCTGTACGCTGGCGTCGGCGATGCCGAGGCGCAAAAAATTTCCCTGATCGACCCGTTTGTCAAGTACGAGGCTCAAGAGCTTGATCGGATGTATGCTTCCGTTTAA
- a CDS encoding Uma2 family endonuclease produces MSLPLASGVSYERYWVVREQSDDRLEYIDRAVSMTRSPSVRHQLISSRLHFPFSLFFRGKPCDVLAAPLDVELVDERTGERNVVVPDLTVLCGEKGLDGTKYIGVPPLIVEILSPSNQAHDLVTKFNLYMACGVHEYWMVNPMKQAVTVYVLNEERLYGQTDVQVKTGTVRSVYFSGLEIDMAELFH; encoded by the coding sequence TTGTCTTTGCCGCTTGCTTCCGGTGTGTCGTATGAGCGGTATTGGGTCGTGCGTGAACAAAGCGATGATCGTTTAGAGTATATTGATAGGGCCGTGTCTATGACCCGGTCGCCAAGCGTTCGGCATCAGCTCATCTCGAGCCGCCTTCATTTTCCGTTCAGTTTGTTTTTTCGAGGAAAACCGTGCGATGTGTTGGCAGCGCCGCTTGATGTGGAGCTTGTCGATGAGCGAACAGGGGAACGAAATGTGGTCGTTCCCGACTTGACGGTCCTTTGCGGCGAAAAAGGGCTGGATGGAACGAAGTATATCGGGGTGCCGCCGCTGATCGTCGAGATTTTAAGTCCGTCGAACCAGGCGCATGATCTTGTCACAAAGTTCAATTTGTACATGGCGTGCGGTGTCCATGAATATTGGATGGTCAATCCGATGAAGCAGGCTGTGACGGTGTATGTGCTCAATGAGGAACGGCTATATGGGCAGACGGATGTTCAAGTGAAAACAGGAACGGTTCGCTCTGTGTATTTTTCGGGGCTCGAAATCGACATGGCCGAGTTGTTTCATTGA
- the brnQ gene encoding branched-chain amino acid transport system II carrier protein, with the protein MKTRDVLFTGLMLFSLFFGAGNLIFPPYLGMEAGTAVWPAILGFIVTGVGLPLLSVAAVAFAKDGIRSLGNAVHPLFSFCFSLAVYLAIGPFFGIPRAASVAYEIGAKPFFPGSGSLALWLFTGLFFALVYWLSLNPSKLVDRIGQLLTPMLLLSIAVLCITGLIRLDDPQAVPAEKYASAPFVKGMLEGYLTMDTIAALAFGIVVIHALRDRGVDRPTLQAKATIQAGMIAGLGLALVYAGIAIIGARMAGAGSFANGAELLSYVSSLLFGNGGKLLLGVIVALACLTTAVGLVAACAQYFQALTPTVSYRTYVIVLTVFSFLMSNLGLNALIAVSVPVLTMLYPLAIVLVALSFFHRFYRGSAKVYGVALLFTGVFSLYDGLKTIGLETAWLEPLLSWVPLFSVGLGWVVPALIGAALGLMIDRPSATKRKHAA; encoded by the coding sequence ATGAAGACGAGAGATGTGCTGTTTACCGGACTGATGCTATTTTCCCTCTTTTTCGGCGCGGGGAACTTGATTTTTCCACCATATTTAGGGATGGAAGCAGGAACGGCCGTATGGCCGGCGATTCTTGGATTTATCGTCACCGGCGTTGGGCTGCCGCTGTTGTCCGTCGCGGCGGTGGCGTTCGCAAAAGACGGCATCCGTTCGCTCGGCAACGCCGTTCATCCGCTGTTCAGTTTTTGTTTTTCGCTCGCTGTGTATTTGGCGATCGGTCCATTTTTCGGCATTCCGCGCGCGGCTAGCGTTGCTTATGAAATCGGAGCGAAGCCGTTTTTCCCTGGGAGTGGATCGTTGGCGCTGTGGCTGTTTACCGGTCTCTTTTTCGCCCTTGTGTACTGGCTCAGCTTAAACCCGTCGAAGCTTGTGGATCGGATCGGTCAGCTGTTGACGCCGATGTTGCTGCTTTCGATTGCTGTGCTTTGTATTACCGGTTTAATCCGGCTTGATGACCCTCAGGCGGTGCCGGCTGAGAAGTATGCATCGGCGCCGTTTGTGAAAGGGATGCTCGAAGGGTATTTAACGATGGATACGATTGCAGCCCTTGCCTTTGGCATCGTCGTCATCCATGCGCTTCGCGACCGCGGTGTCGATCGCCCGACGTTGCAGGCAAAGGCGACGATTCAAGCAGGGATGATCGCCGGATTGGGTCTCGCGCTCGTTTATGCTGGCATTGCCATCATCGGCGCTAGAATGGCCGGAGCCGGCTCCTTTGCCAACGGGGCGGAGCTGTTGTCATACGTGTCATCGCTGCTGTTTGGCAACGGCGGGAAGTTGCTGTTGGGCGTGATTGTGGCGCTTGCCTGCTTAACGACGGCAGTTGGTCTTGTCGCCGCTTGTGCACAATATTTTCAAGCGCTCACACCCACCGTTTCGTACCGGACGTATGTCATTGTATTAACCGTATTTAGCTTTTTGATGTCAAACCTCGGCTTAAATGCGTTGATTGCTGTTTCCGTTCCAGTGTTGACGATGCTATATCCGTTAGCGATCGTGCTGGTTGCCTTATCGTTTTTCCACCGTTTTTACCGCGGTTCGGCGAAAGTGTACGGTGTGGCATTGCTCTTTACGGGCGTATTCAGCCTGTATGACGGTTTGAAAACGATCGGGCTGGAAACCGCTTGGTTAGAGCCGCTTCTTTCGTGGGTGCCGCTGTTTTCAGTCGGGCTCGGCTGGGTCGTTCCGGCGTTGATCGGCGCTGCGCTTGGCTTGATGATCGACCGGCCGTCCGCAACAAAACGGAAACATGCGGCGTAA
- a CDS encoding SEC-C domain-containing protein: MKKVGDDMTAVSRNALCPCGSGKKYKHCCGKGEAVSIDSLIERELVECMHDVLLFASERYEDEIVEVIAERSLEDRPEALDLAVNLFVANWVIFCRPIEEKGTTIFSAYMRDRRYARWRPAVQAHVARWEGTVPSFDEIIHFDEHRRHLLVRDILTGKEKHVYLLATEEWPEMEKGDVLLGCLVPYKEEFTYFSTVFPVVKRSKERLVQALQAAQERSGKTGDEFLRNSFPLALDAAISEFLWQLLDEAEWDDPEEEAVILELKRHEADASALLLSQATIFWRMYCAREAIDIDNPAVYAAALRFFAGQMIEEDRISEGEAARRYGVSVEDVESTAMEFLLFGLETLDEEDDGDEEWSNDGGWDDDADWLDVAIDEWLDKVEQLLHCHGWDTDKVNRLIDEAINKWKKDGLLQGVNEEKLREELENCVYEMFVERGFF, from the coding sequence TTGAAAAAAGTAGGTGACGATATGACGGCGGTGTCGCGGAACGCCCTTTGCCCGTGCGGAAGCGGGAAAAAGTACAAGCATTGCTGCGGAAAGGGCGAAGCGGTGTCGATCGATTCGTTGATTGAGCGGGAGTTAGTCGAATGCATGCACGATGTGCTGTTGTTTGCGTCGGAACGGTATGAGGATGAGATTGTTGAAGTGATTGCCGAACGCTCGTTGGAAGATCGGCCGGAAGCGCTCGATTTGGCAGTGAACTTATTTGTGGCCAATTGGGTCATTTTCTGTCGGCCGATCGAGGAAAAAGGAACGACCATTTTTTCCGCTTATATGCGAGATCGGCGCTATGCCCGCTGGCGGCCGGCTGTGCAGGCGCATGTAGCACGGTGGGAGGGGACGGTTCCGTCATTTGATGAGATCATTCATTTCGATGAGCATCGGCGACACCTGCTTGTCCGCGATATTTTAACCGGAAAAGAAAAACACGTCTACTTGTTGGCGACGGAAGAATGGCCGGAAATGGAAAAAGGCGATGTGCTGCTCGGATGTCTTGTGCCGTACAAAGAGGAGTTTACGTATTTTTCCACAGTGTTTCCGGTGGTGAAACGAAGCAAAGAGCGGCTCGTTCAGGCGTTGCAAGCTGCACAGGAACGAAGCGGGAAAACGGGGGACGAGTTTTTGCGCAACTCTTTCCCGCTCGCGCTGGATGCGGCGATCAGCGAATTTTTATGGCAGCTGCTTGATGAGGCGGAATGGGACGACCCAGAAGAAGAGGCGGTCATTCTTGAACTGAAGCGGCACGAAGCGGATGCATCTGCATTGCTTCTTAGCCAGGCGACCATCTTTTGGCGCATGTATTGCGCGCGCGAAGCGATCGATATCGACAATCCTGCCGTATATGCGGCGGCGCTCCGCTTTTTTGCCGGACAGATGATCGAAGAGGATCGCATCAGCGAGGGAGAGGCCGCGAGACGGTATGGGGTGTCGGTGGAAGACGTTGAATCGACTGCGATGGAGTTTCTTTTATTCGGCCTCGAAACGCTCGACGAGGAGGACGACGGGGATGAGGAATGGTCTAATGACGGCGGATGGGACGATGACGCCGATTGGCTGGATGTAGCCATCGACGAATGGCTGGACAAGGTGGAACAATTGCTTCACTGCCACGGTTGGGATACAGATAAAGTGAACCGGCTGATCGACGAGGCGATCAACAAGTGGAAAAAGGACGGATTGCTTCAAGGGGTTAATGAAGAGAAGTTGCGTGAAGAACTCGAGAACTGCGTCTATGAGATGTTTGTCGAGCGCGGGTTTTTCTAA
- a CDS encoding YecA family protein: MSIGRNDPCPCGSGKKYKKCCMNKVREEETKRARQHRFFEQKYELSQRVRRFLDEALPYAEQVAAKHAFHQAIWRKKQGERLEPLETLWYLFVHRFPNGMRGIEWFQREKGRHLTLELKQMLDRWVRLVPRLVQFVDRNDSGVTAVDRWTGETLFLPFSETMPNVVPWGGMFAFLEPFDDGYYIQGAASIIGPDGVRKAEEQLRALLQETDMPYEELAFCYFLDIVDAGHSASSRSERETESVEQWTIVYDVPDARSALRQLEQHGMGIIDEETGEAIKGSLRGLTYEYSDELASGPIYLDELVGFLEGKGRTVTLSSFDVNAERVLTEALEAIGMPAQVVLRSVKTHVVPKGVKLLSYHVELPPGEPPYMALVANSAMMLEQMLHVPHEEWQGRSIHELAMDGELEEVEQWLRTYEYHTFARLWQEGCPVTVDTNSVRSRYGLPLSPFVTPEAVRKTHIRVFQRLDDGEYFVMPAEWEARFFGADLIRFYQEKTEGRSEATEAKYRLGVTTVGHYLQTTPLSSWDELEARHWQQCFAFHYLMFSPDVSVNQAKQVLSAVQAFAKWLDGRYGTSHAPVVRQLVAELSEPLLNAVRLLRLYHRSGLPTVVADIIWKKMVKNKEEYRTGTFRVANVSRGEAIIDWLETGEQFRWRLPPSVKSYVEPGMYLEAAFNKDGTLVAVQRVYPPQAAPYIEAFVQFDRSFTATSR, from the coding sequence ATGTCGATCGGACGAAATGACCCGTGTCCGTGCGGGAGCGGCAAAAAATATAAAAAATGTTGCATGAACAAAGTGAGGGAAGAAGAGACGAAACGGGCACGGCAACATCGTTTTTTTGAGCAGAAATACGAACTGTCGCAACGGGTGCGCCGCTTTTTGGACGAGGCGTTGCCATACGCCGAACAAGTGGCGGCAAAGCACGCGTTCCATCAGGCGATTTGGCGAAAGAAACAGGGGGAGAGGCTTGAGCCGCTCGAAACGCTTTGGTATTTGTTCGTTCATCGTTTTCCAAACGGGATGCGCGGCATTGAGTGGTTTCAACGCGAAAAAGGGCGTCATCTGACGTTGGAGCTGAAGCAAATGCTCGATCGGTGGGTTCGGCTCGTCCCGCGCCTTGTTCAGTTTGTCGACCGGAATGACAGTGGAGTGACAGCGGTCGATCGATGGACGGGCGAAACGCTGTTTCTGCCATTTAGCGAAACGATGCCGAACGTCGTGCCGTGGGGCGGCATGTTTGCGTTTCTCGAACCGTTTGATGACGGTTATTATATTCAGGGGGCTGCCTCCATCATTGGACCGGACGGAGTAAGGAAAGCCGAAGAACAACTCCGCGCACTCCTTCAAGAGACGGACATGCCGTACGAAGAGCTGGCGTTTTGCTATTTTCTTGATATCGTCGATGCGGGCCATAGTGCCTCTTCACGATCCGAGCGTGAGACGGAATCGGTGGAACAGTGGACGATCGTTTATGATGTGCCCGATGCGCGAAGCGCTCTCCGCCAACTCGAACAGCACGGAATGGGGATCATTGACGAAGAAACCGGCGAAGCGATCAAAGGTTCGCTGCGCGGCCTGACGTATGAATATAGCGATGAGCTTGCTTCCGGACCGATTTATCTCGACGAGCTGGTAGGCTTTTTAGAAGGAAAAGGGCGGACGGTGACATTATCTTCCTTCGACGTGAACGCCGAACGGGTGCTGACGGAAGCGCTTGAGGCCATCGGCATGCCAGCGCAGGTGGTGTTGCGGTCGGTGAAGACGCACGTTGTGCCAAAAGGAGTAAAGCTGCTCTCGTACCATGTCGAGTTGCCGCCGGGTGAGCCGCCATATATGGCGTTAGTCGCCAACAGTGCGATGATGTTGGAGCAGATGCTGCATGTGCCGCATGAGGAATGGCAGGGACGGTCCATTCATGAGTTGGCGATGGACGGAGAGTTGGAAGAAGTCGAGCAATGGCTGCGTACGTATGAGTATCATACGTTCGCACGCCTCTGGCAAGAAGGCTGTCCGGTGACGGTCGATACGAACAGCGTCCGTTCCCGCTACGGACTGCCGCTCTCGCCATTTGTGACGCCGGAAGCTGTACGGAAAACCCATATCCGCGTGTTTCAACGGCTCGATGATGGGGAGTATTTTGTCATGCCGGCGGAATGGGAAGCACGCTTTTTCGGTGCCGATTTAATCCGATTTTACCAAGAAAAAACGGAAGGCAGGTCAGAAGCGACGGAAGCAAAATACCGCCTCGGTGTCACGACGGTCGGCCATTATTTGCAGACGACGCCGCTGTCATCGTGGGACGAGCTGGAAGCGCGCCATTGGCAGCAATGCTTCGCTTTTCACTACCTCATGTTTTCTCCGGATGTGAGCGTGAATCAGGCGAAACAAGTGTTAAGCGCCGTTCAGGCGTTCGCGAAATGGCTCGATGGCCGCTACGGGACAAGCCATGCCCCGGTTGTGCGTCAACTCGTTGCGGAATTGAGCGAGCCGTTGTTGAACGCGGTCCGTCTTCTCCGATTGTATCACCGGTCTGGCTTGCCGACGGTGGTTGCTGACATCATTTGGAAAAAGATGGTGAAAAACAAAGAGGAGTACCGGACAGGGACGTTCCGGGTGGCGAACGTCAGCCGGGGGGAAGCAATCATCGACTGGCTGGAAACGGGCGAGCAGTTCCGCTGGCGCCTGCCGCCATCGGTAAAATCGTATGTGGAACCTGGCATGTACTTGGAAGCCGCCTTCAACAAAGATGGCACGCTGGTGGCCGTTCAGCGTGTGTACCCGCCGCAGGCCGCTCCGTATATCGAAGCGTTCGTCCAGTTTGACCGGTCATTCACTGCGACATCAAGGTGA
- a CDS encoding DEAD/DEAH box helicase, translating into MMEQALQTITLSCEWSEERQCFWLSSSAPAASWAPLVLAWHEETFYGTLIDAVIVHGREAVRLSPWQALTFFALRPSVSLMAIQWKDEFTAQLEAWAKHIWSELCERRFRPDFSAWKESRSTPWLEAQHTRWRGLAHDPHPFVATWRSLAIADWLSRDPELRAIWQEIVHANPAIAARGDQWAGGEDDWLEQIGWLGERPPFTVGLRLIEPSEDSDSWTLEAVLIAVDDSIIAPASQIPRAWRPYEQSIARAIRRIETIIPWLGAEGGPLLRQLSDEQAWRFLSEESLKLTEAGVRLLLPDWWHDIRQAQLSIKAKLSPSVRAESLFGLERLSDFDWRVATNGIELTEEEFAAIAEQKRRLIRLRGQWIILDPALVRRAQALMEKAKKEGVPIHDVVAQTLLAEADERDEATDEHIPIHIDVHRQFRAFIRQLKNIDELPAAPVPPSFHGVLRPYQQRGVGWLAFLRRFGFGACLADDMGLGKTVQLLAYLAYVKETERPDAPALLICPTSVIGNWQKECARFIPELRVYTHHGPNRARNDAFLQAAGEADLVITSYSLAHLDEDDLKQLHWHAVCLDEAQNIKNAQTKQARAIRRLRAKHKIALSGTPVENRLNELWSIFHFLNPGYLGNAAQFERRFAGPIEKEGDAHKKAALQALIRPFLLRRTKTDETVALNLPDKIEQKEYCPLTAEQAALYEQLVNDTLERAKAASPFARRGLILQMLNGIKQICDHPALYLKERSPRQLVERSHKLEKLVELVEQIRANDESCLIFTQYVRMGEMIQALLSDLFDEPVLFLNGSVPKPTRDRMVDEFQARKAPIFLLSLKAGGTGLNLTAANHVIHFDRWWNPAVENQATDRAYRIGQTKFVHVHKLITTGTIEEKIDEMLEQKQALADVITEGETWITELSDDELRGLLALSTAVKGGV; encoded by the coding sequence ATGATGGAACAGGCGTTACAGACGATCACCCTTTCGTGTGAGTGGAGCGAAGAACGACAATGCTTTTGGCTCAGCAGCTCAGCTCCCGCCGCAAGCTGGGCGCCGCTTGTGCTCGCTTGGCATGAAGAAACGTTTTACGGCACGCTGATCGACGCAGTCATTGTCCATGGACGGGAAGCCGTGCGGCTATCGCCATGGCAAGCGCTCACCTTTTTCGCCTTGCGCCCCTCGGTCAGCTTGATGGCCATCCAATGGAAAGACGAGTTCACCGCCCAACTTGAGGCGTGGGCAAAGCACATTTGGAGCGAGCTATGCGAGCGCCGCTTCCGCCCCGATTTTTCGGCGTGGAAAGAAAGCCGTTCGACGCCTTGGCTCGAGGCGCAGCACACCCGCTGGCGCGGGCTTGCTCATGACCCGCACCCATTCGTCGCGACATGGCGGTCGCTCGCGATCGCCGACTGGCTGTCACGCGACCCGGAACTGCGCGCCATCTGGCAAGAGATCGTTCACGCCAATCCGGCCATCGCAGCCCGCGGCGATCAATGGGCGGGCGGGGAAGACGACTGGCTCGAACAAATCGGCTGGCTCGGCGAACGGCCGCCGTTTACCGTCGGCTTGCGCCTCATTGAACCATCGGAAGACAGCGATTCATGGACGCTGGAAGCAGTATTGATCGCCGTAGACGACAGTATCATCGCCCCGGCGAGCCAAATTCCGCGCGCCTGGCGCCCGTATGAACAGTCCATCGCCCGCGCCATCCGCCGCATCGAAACGATCATCCCATGGCTTGGCGCGGAAGGCGGGCCTTTGCTTCGTCAGCTGTCTGATGAACAGGCGTGGCGCTTTTTGTCCGAAGAGAGCCTAAAGTTGACCGAAGCCGGCGTGCGGCTCCTTTTGCCCGACTGGTGGCATGACATCCGCCAGGCGCAGCTGTCGATTAAAGCGAAGCTGTCGCCGTCTGTCCGTGCTGAATCGCTCTTTGGCCTTGAGCGCCTCTCCGACTTTGACTGGCGCGTGGCGACGAACGGCATCGAACTGACGGAGGAAGAGTTCGCGGCGATCGCCGAACAAAAGCGGCGCCTCATCCGCCTGCGCGGCCAATGGATCATTCTGGATCCCGCGCTCGTCCGCCGCGCACAGGCGCTCATGGAGAAGGCAAAAAAAGAAGGGGTGCCGATTCATGACGTCGTCGCACAAACGTTATTGGCGGAAGCTGACGAACGCGATGAAGCAACGGATGAACACATTCCGATTCACATTGATGTCCACCGCCAATTCCGGGCGTTCATCCGCCAGCTAAAAAACATCGACGAGCTTCCCGCCGCCCCGGTGCCGCCGTCGTTTCACGGCGTGCTCCGTCCGTACCAGCAGCGCGGCGTCGGCTGGCTCGCTTTCTTGCGCCGCTTCGGTTTTGGCGCCTGCTTGGCCGATGACATGGGGCTCGGCAAAACCGTCCAGCTGCTCGCTTATTTGGCTTACGTCAAAGAAACGGAGCGTCCGGACGCCCCGGCGCTCCTCATCTGCCCGACAAGCGTGATCGGCAACTGGCAAAAAGAATGCGCCCGCTTCATCCCCGAGCTGCGCGTCTACACGCACCACGGGCCGAACCGGGCGAGAAACGATGCCTTTTTGCAGGCGGCGGGTGAAGCCGATCTTGTCATTACATCCTACAGCCTGGCTCATCTAGACGAGGACGACTTAAAACAGCTTCATTGGCACGCCGTTTGCCTTGATGAAGCACAAAACATTAAAAACGCGCAGACGAAACAGGCGCGCGCCATCCGCCGCCTGCGCGCAAAGCATAAAATCGCCTTATCCGGCACACCGGTCGAAAACCGCCTAAACGAACTTTGGAGCATTTTCCACTTCTTGAACCCGGGCTATCTCGGCAACGCGGCACAATTCGAACGCCGCTTTGCCGGGCCGATTGAAAAAGAAGGAGATGCCCATAAAAAAGCGGCGCTGCAGGCACTCATCCGCCCGTTTCTCTTGCGGCGGACGAAAACAGACGAAACGGTCGCCCTCAACTTGCCGGATAAAATCGAGCAAAAAGAATACTGTCCGCTCACCGCTGAGCAGGCAGCTTTGTACGAACAGCTCGTCAACGATACGCTGGAGCGGGCGAAAGCGGCGAGCCCGTTTGCGCGGCGCGGGTTGATTTTGCAGATGTTAAACGGCATCAAGCAAATTTGCGATCACCCGGCGCTTTATTTGAAAGAACGATCGCCCCGCCAGCTCGTTGAGCGGTCGCATAAACTGGAAAAACTTGTTGAACTCGTCGAACAAATTCGCGCGAACGATGAGTCGTGCCTCATTTTCACCCAATATGTGCGCATGGGCGAGATGATTCAAGCGCTGCTTTCCGACTTGTTTGACGAACCGGTGCTCTTTTTAAACGGCAGCGTACCGAAACCAACGCGCGACCGGATGGTCGATGAGTTCCAAGCGCGAAAGGCACCGATCTTTCTCTTATCGCTGAAAGCGGGCGGCACCGGGCTCAACTTGACCGCCGCCAACCATGTCATCCATTTCGACCGCTGGTGGAACCCGGCCGTCGAGAACCAGGCGACCGACCGCGCCTACCGCATCGGACAAACGAAATTCGTCCACGTCCATAAACTGATCACAACCGGGACGATTGAAGAAAAAATTGATGAGATGCTCGAACAAAAGCAAGCGCTCGCTGATGTGATCACCGAAGGCGAAACGTGGATCACCGAGCTGTCGGACGATGAACTGCGCGGCTTGCTCGCCTTATCCACCGCGGTGAAAGGAGGCGTTTGA
- a CDS encoding N-acetylmuramoyl-L-alanine amidase, giving the protein MRRGRWLAALVGLCCLAAAAWPAGVKGENEKTERLAVVTADRVNVRQGPGVPYRPLANVHRGETYRLIDKKDGWVKVEWKPNRTGWLAAAYAAPVRGMEIVQEDRLRLRQEPGLDGRVIGHLKQGDQVAVIKEEGEWKQVVTDDAVGWVASAYLAAAESSVGSRREGIVTADSLNVRNAPSLDAERVGRLLRGERVEIVEAKRGWYQIVARSGLNGWVAAEYVEMKRGQDVGNEKKAVAASSLPAAVALASIQGNGPRRYVNEWTRGPIQALAGKTIVLDAGHGGKDGGAQSVNGVTEKTLTMETAERLKEKFEAYGARVVLTRAGDDYVPLSARVAAARLYQADAFISLHYDSAADRDASGVTVYYYDRLADYGLAQSFQGPFSQLSALPFRGLAFGDYYVLRENERPSVLLELGYLSNRSDAAVVATNGYQEAVTTAIVNAVRHYFQ; this is encoded by the coding sequence ATGAGGCGGGGAAGATGGCTCGCCGCATTGGTTGGTTTATGTTGTTTGGCTGCGGCTGCCTGGCCGGCGGGGGTAAAAGGGGAAAATGAAAAAACAGAACGGTTGGCGGTTGTGACGGCTGATCGGGTGAACGTCCGTCAAGGGCCGGGCGTGCCGTACCGTCCATTGGCGAACGTGCACCGCGGCGAGACGTACCGTTTGATCGATAAGAAAGACGGCTGGGTGAAAGTCGAATGGAAGCCAAATCGCACCGGATGGCTCGCCGCAGCGTATGCCGCTCCTGTGCGGGGAATGGAAATCGTGCAAGAAGACCGGCTTCGTCTCCGGCAAGAGCCGGGGTTAGATGGACGCGTGATCGGCCATTTGAAGCAAGGGGATCAAGTCGCTGTCATTAAAGAAGAGGGAGAGTGGAAACAAGTGGTGACGGACGATGCCGTCGGCTGGGTGGCGTCGGCGTATTTGGCGGCCGCTGAATCCTCGGTCGGCTCGCGGCGAGAGGGAATCGTGACGGCCGATTCGCTGAACGTGCGGAACGCACCGTCGTTGGACGCGGAGCGGGTCGGGCGGCTGTTGCGCGGTGAGCGCGTCGAGATCGTCGAAGCAAAACGAGGCTGGTATCAAATCGTTGCCCGTTCCGGCCTAAATGGTTGGGTGGCGGCAGAGTACGTCGAAATGAAACGTGGACAGGACGTCGGGAATGAGAAAAAAGCAGTGGCCGCATCGAGTTTACCCGCTGCCGTGGCTCTCGCTTCCATTCAAGGAAACGGACCGCGCCGATATGTGAACGAATGGACGCGCGGACCCATTCAGGCGCTCGCCGGAAAAACGATCGTGCTTGACGCCGGCCATGGCGGCAAAGACGGCGGAGCGCAAAGCGTCAATGGCGTAACAGAAAAAACGTTGACGATGGAAACAGCTGAGCGGCTGAAAGAAAAGTTCGAAGCATACGGAGCGCGTGTTGTATTGACGCGCGCCGGTGATGATTATGTGCCGCTGTCGGCGCGCGTGGCCGCCGCCCGCTTGTACCAGGCGGATGCGTTTATTAGCTTGCACTACGACAGCGCGGCGGACCGAGACGCGTCCGGCGTCACCGTCTACTACTATGACCGGTTGGCTGATTACGGCTTGGCGCAATCGTTCCAAGGGCCGTTCTCGCAGCTTTCGGCCTTGCCGTTTCGTGGCCTCGCGTTTGGCGACTATTACGTGCTGAGGGAAAACGAACGGCCGTCCGTGTTGCTTGAGCTCGGTTATTTAAGCAATCGGTCGGATGCTGCGGTCGTGGCGACAAATGGCTATCAAGAAGCGGTGACGACGGCCATCGTGAACGCCGTGCGCCATTATTTCCAATAG